One genomic window of Polaromonas sp. SP1 includes the following:
- a CDS encoding DNA gyrase inhibitor YacG: MPVTKKDSTPLPVKLVVCPGCGGESVYAPGNPFRPFCSERCKNIDLGAWASEGFRLPADAPPDDEAFGDPKLQ, translated from the coding sequence ATGCCTGTCACGAAAAAAGACTCCACGCCCCTCCCTGTGAAGCTGGTGGTATGCCCCGGCTGCGGTGGCGAAAGCGTTTACGCACCGGGCAACCCCTTCCGTCCCTTCTGCAGCGAGCGTTGCAAGAACATCGACCTGGGCGCCTGGGCCAGCGAAGGTTTTCGCCTGCCGGCCGACGCACCGCCGGACGACGAAGCGTTTGGGGACCCGAAGCTGCAATAA
- the coaE gene encoding dephospho-CoA kinase (Dephospho-CoA kinase (CoaE) performs the final step in coenzyme A biosynthesis.), with amino-acid sequence MRPAALRIGLTGGIGSGKSTVAHTLVACGAALVDADAISRAVTATGGAALKEIAAQFGPHLIAADGAMDRDRMRQLAFEDPSARRRLESIVHPLVGQETLRQYGEAVKAGKTCVVFDIPLLVESGRWRQQLDQVLVVDCSEATQISRVMARNGWPQDVVEKILAGQASRGQRLSAADICLYNDGLSLEDLQAQVRLLAARFGL; translated from the coding sequence ATGCGCCCTGCCGCCTTGCGCATAGGATTGACGGGCGGCATAGGCAGCGGCAAGAGTACGGTTGCCCATACGCTGGTGGCCTGTGGCGCCGCGCTGGTCGATGCCGATGCAATTTCCAGGGCGGTCACGGCCACCGGCGGGGCCGCCCTGAAGGAAATCGCCGCACAGTTCGGACCCCATCTCATAGCTGCCGATGGTGCCATGGACCGGGACCGCATGCGGCAGCTCGCTTTTGAGGACCCTTCCGCCAGGCGGCGGCTCGAGTCGATTGTTCACCCCCTGGTGGGCCAGGAAACCCTGCGACAGTACGGGGAGGCCGTGAAAGCCGGTAAGACCTGCGTTGTTTTTGACATTCCGCTGCTGGTGGAGTCGGGCCGCTGGCGCCAGCAACTTGACCAGGTGCTGGTGGTGGATTGCAGCGAAGCCACGCAGATCAGCCGGGTCATGGCCCGTAACGGCTGGCCCCAAGACGTGGTGGAAAAAATCCTGGCAGGGCAGGCCAGCCGCGGCCAGCGCCTGTCGGCGGCCGATATTTGCCTTTACAACGACGGCTTGTCCCTTGAAGACCTGCAGGCCCAGGTCCGGCTGCTTGCCGCGCGCTTCGGGCTATGA
- the grxD gene encoding Grx4 family monothiol glutaredoxin, which produces MSTTDPTQQRIAEIVKSSDVVLFMKGTAQFPMCGFSGRAIQVLKACGVNKPATVNVLEDEEIRHGIKEFSNWPTIPQLYVKGEFIGGSDIMMEMYQSGELQQVLGTTAA; this is translated from the coding sequence ATGAGCACCACCGACCCCACCCAGCAACGCATCGCCGAAATCGTCAAATCCAGCGATGTTGTCCTCTTCATGAAGGGCACGGCGCAATTCCCGATGTGCGGTTTTTCAGGCCGCGCCATCCAGGTGCTCAAGGCTTGCGGCGTGAACAAACCCGCCACCGTGAACGTGCTGGAAGACGAAGAAATCCGCCACGGCATCAAGGAATTCAGCAACTGGCCGACGATCCCCCAGCTGTACGTGAAGGGTGAATTCATCGGCGGCTCGGACATCATGATGGAGATGTACCAAAGCGGCGAGCTCCAGCAGGTGCTGGGCACCACCGCCGCTTAA
- the prfA gene encoding peptide chain release factor 1, translating to MKPFLRQTLDRQLLRLHELDALLSASDVVSDLNRFRTLTREHAEASVIAEQYMRLTTREADLAGAEGMLAEAKNDPEMTAMAEEEIAAAKADIAQIDEALQLMLIPKDPDDARAAFIEIRAGTGGDESALFAGDLCRMYTRFAERNRWQVEIISESPSELGGFKEVVLRIDGPLDVMGVGVYGKLRFESGGHRVQRVPATETQGRIHTSACTVAVLPEPDEAVAIQINPADLRIDTYRASGAGGQHINKTDSAVRITHLPTGIVAECQEGRSQHSNKAQALKVLTARIHEKDRSERAAKDAAMRKGLIGSGDRSDRIRTYNFPQGRLTDHRINLTLYKLLAIMEGDMGDVVTALQVARGAELLAELETANSGL from the coding sequence ATGAAACCCTTTCTCCGCCAAACCCTGGACCGCCAGCTTCTGCGCCTGCACGAGCTGGATGCGCTGCTGTCCGCCAGCGACGTGGTGAGCGACCTGAACCGCTTTCGCACCCTGACGCGTGAGCACGCCGAAGCCAGCGTGATCGCCGAGCAGTACATGCGCCTCACCACCCGCGAGGCCGACCTGGCCGGCGCCGAGGGCATGCTGGCAGAGGCCAAAAACGACCCTGAAATGACGGCGATGGCCGAAGAAGAGATCGCCGCGGCCAAAGCCGATATCGCGCAGATCGACGAAGCCCTGCAGCTGATGCTGATTCCCAAGGACCCGGACGACGCCCGGGCGGCTTTTATCGAAATCCGCGCGGGCACGGGCGGTGACGAGTCGGCGCTGTTTGCCGGCGACCTGTGCCGCATGTACACCCGTTTTGCCGAGCGCAACCGCTGGCAGGTGGAGATCATCAGCGAGTCGCCAAGCGAGCTGGGCGGCTTCAAGGAAGTGGTGCTGCGCATCGACGGGCCGCTGGACGTGATGGGCGTGGGCGTTTACGGCAAGCTGCGGTTTGAGTCAGGCGGCCACCGCGTGCAGCGCGTGCCGGCGACCGAAACGCAGGGCCGTATCCACACCAGCGCCTGCACCGTGGCCGTGCTGCCCGAGCCTGATGAGGCCGTGGCCATCCAGATCAACCCGGCCGACCTGCGCATCGATACCTACCGCGCCAGCGGCGCCGGCGGCCAGCATATCAACAAGACCGATTCGGCCGTGCGCATCACGCACTTGCCGACGGGCATCGTCGCCGAATGCCAGGAAGGCCGCAGCCAGCACAGCAACAAGGCGCAGGCGCTCAAGGTGCTGACCGCGCGCATCCACGAAAAAGACCGCTCCGAGCGCGCCGCCAAAGACGCCGCCATGCGCAAGGGCCTGATCGGCAGCGGCGACCGCAGCGACCGCATCCGCACCTACAACTTCCCGCAAGGCCGCCTGACCGATCACCGCATCAACCTGACGCTGTACAAGCTGCTGGCCATCATGGAAGGCGACATGGGCGATGTCGTCACCGCGCTGCAAGTGGCGCGCGGGGCCGAATTGCTGGCCGAACTGGAAACCGCGAACAGCGGGCTTTGA
- the hemA gene encoding glutamyl-tRNA reductase: protein MSVWALGLNHTTAPLDLRGRFAYALDQVEPTLRALRASLARQPEATLLSTCNRTEIYCAGEKTDLDHTLDWLAHSGGVSPALLRSHAYTLQGDQVARHAFRVASGLDSMVLGEPQILGQMKDAVRAAEDAGAMGTTLHQLFQRSFAVAKEVRSSTEIGAHSISMAAASVRLAGQLFEDLSDIKVLFVGAGEMIDLAATHFAAKNPKAMAIANRTLERGEKLAGRFGAEVMRLADLPSRLHEFDAVISCTASTLPIIGLGAVERAVKLRKHRPMFMVDLAVPRDIEPEVKALPDIYLYTVDDLAHVVQTGKDSRQAAVAQAEVIIDAGVQNFMHWLGQRRSVPLIQQLNAQTDEWRAAEIVRAKKLLARGEPIDTVLDALTRGLTQKMLHGTLAELHAGDASSREATAQAVSRLFLRGQLPKVQPDDKER, encoded by the coding sequence ATGTCAGTCTGGGCCCTTGGGCTAAACCACACCACCGCACCGCTCGATTTGCGCGGCCGGTTCGCCTACGCCCTGGACCAGGTCGAGCCCACTTTGCGCGCCCTGCGCGCGTCGCTGGCGCGCCAGCCTGAGGCCACACTGCTCTCCACCTGCAACCGCACCGAGATCTACTGCGCCGGCGAAAAAACCGACCTGGACCACACGCTGGACTGGCTGGCCCACAGCGGCGGCGTTTCGCCCGCCCTGCTGCGCTCGCATGCCTACACCCTGCAGGGCGACCAGGTCGCCCGCCACGCCTTCCGGGTGGCCAGCGGGCTGGATTCCATGGTGCTGGGCGAGCCGCAAATCCTCGGCCAGATGAAAGACGCCGTGCGCGCCGCCGAAGATGCGGGCGCCATGGGCACCACCCTGCATCAACTCTTTCAGCGCTCCTTTGCCGTGGCCAAGGAAGTGCGCAGCAGCACCGAAATCGGCGCGCACAGCATCAGCATGGCGGCGGCCAGCGTGCGGCTGGCTGGTCAGCTGTTTGAAGATTTGAGCGACATCAAGGTGCTGTTTGTCGGTGCGGGCGAAATGATCGACCTGGCGGCCACCCACTTCGCCGCCAAAAACCCCAAGGCCATGGCGATTGCCAACCGCACGCTGGAGCGCGGCGAAAAGCTGGCCGGCCGCTTTGGCGCCGAAGTGATGCGCCTGGCCGACCTGCCCAGCCGCCTGCATGAATTCGACGCGGTCATCAGCTGCACCGCCAGCACGCTGCCCATCATCGGCCTGGGCGCCGTCGAGCGCGCCGTGAAGCTGCGCAAGCATCGCCCGATGTTCATGGTCGACCTGGCCGTGCCGCGTGACATCGAGCCCGAAGTCAAGGCCCTGCCCGATATCTACCTCTACACCGTCGACGACCTGGCCCACGTGGTGCAGACCGGCAAGGACAGCCGCCAGGCCGCCGTGGCGCAGGCCGAAGTCATCATCGACGCCGGCGTGCAGAACTTCATGCACTGGCTGGGCCAACGCCGCAGCGTGCCGCTGATCCAGCAACTCAATGCGCAGACCGACGAGTGGCGCGCCGCCGAAATCGTGCGCGCCAAAAAGCTGCTGGCCCGGGGCGAGCCCATCGACACCGTGCTGGACGCGCTGACCCGCGGCCTGACCCAGAAAATGCTGCACGGCACTTTGGCCGAATTGCATGCGGGCGATGCCAGCAGCCGCGAAGCCACGGCGCAAGCCGTCTCACGGCTGTTCCTGCGCGGCCAGTTGCCCAAAGTCCAGCCCGACGACAAAGAGCGTTAG
- a CDS encoding type II secretion system F family protein translates to MATAVSKGVKEFVFEWEGKDRGGKQVRGEIRAVGENQVKSSLRRQGVLPTKIKKRKMRAGKSIKPKDIAIFTRQLATMMKAGVPLLQAFDIVGRGNPNVSVTKLLNDVRTDVETGTSLSAAFRKYPMYFNALYCNLVEAGEAAGILESLLDRLAVYMEKTEAIKSKIKSALMYPISVVVVAFVVVAVIMIFVIPAFKQVFSSFGADLPAPTLIVIAISEFFVAYWWLIFGGIGGSLYFFMQAWKRNEKMQKFMDRLLLKVPVFGALIEKSCIARWTRTLSTMFAAGVPLVEALDSVGGASGNSLYADATEKIQQEVSTGTSLTAAMTNANLFPTMVLQMCAIGEESGSVDHMLGKAADFYEAEVDEMVAGLSSLMEPIIIVFLGGLIGGIVVSMYLPIFKLGQVV, encoded by the coding sequence ATGGCAACTGCAGTATCCAAGGGCGTTAAGGAATTTGTTTTCGAATGGGAGGGCAAGGACCGCGGCGGCAAGCAGGTCCGCGGTGAAATCCGTGCCGTCGGTGAAAACCAGGTCAAGTCCTCATTGCGTCGTCAGGGCGTATTACCCACCAAGATCAAGAAGCGCAAGATGCGCGCCGGCAAGTCCATCAAGCCCAAGGACATCGCCATTTTTACGCGCCAATTGGCCACCATGATGAAGGCGGGCGTTCCGCTTCTTCAGGCGTTTGACATCGTCGGCCGCGGTAATCCGAATGTCAGCGTCACCAAGCTGCTTAACGATGTGCGTACCGACGTTGAAACGGGTACGTCTCTCAGCGCGGCCTTTCGCAAGTACCCGATGTACTTCAATGCGCTTTATTGCAACCTGGTCGAAGCGGGCGAAGCGGCCGGTATTCTGGAGTCTTTGCTGGACCGCCTTGCGGTCTACATGGAAAAAACCGAGGCGATCAAGTCCAAGATCAAGTCGGCCCTGATGTACCCCATTTCAGTGGTGGTTGTTGCCTTTGTGGTGGTGGCGGTGATCATGATTTTTGTGATCCCTGCGTTCAAGCAGGTGTTCTCATCTTTTGGGGCGGACCTTCCAGCCCCGACACTCATTGTGATTGCGATTAGCGAATTTTTTGTTGCTTATTGGTGGCTGATTTTCGGCGGCATCGGCGGCAGCCTGTATTTCTTCATGCAGGCCTGGAAACGCAATGAAAAGATGCAGAAATTCATGGACAGGCTGCTTTTGAAGGTGCCGGTCTTTGGCGCACTGATTGAGAAGTCCTGTATTGCCCGTTGGACTCGCACACTGTCCACCATGTTCGCGGCGGGTGTTCCGCTGGTGGAGGCACTTGACTCCGTCGGCGGCGCTTCCGGCAATTCCCTGTATGCCGATGCCACCGAGAAAATCCAGCAGGAAGTCTCTACCGGCACCAGTTTGACGGCTGCGATGACCAACGCCAATCTGTTCCCCACCATGGTGCTGCAAATGTGCGCCATCGGAGAGGAATCCGGCTCCGTTGACCACATGCTCGGTAAAGCAGCGGATTTCTATGAAGCGGAAGTCGATGAAATGGTGGCCGGCCTTTCAAGTTTGATGGAGCCCATCATCATTGTGTTTCTGGGCGGGCTTATCGGGGGCATCGTGGTTTCCATGTACCTGCCCATCTTCAAGCTGGGCCAAGTCGTCTGA
- the zapD gene encoding cell division protein ZapD, translating into MILYEYPFNERIRTYLRLEHLFRRLGELVERESPTDHHYAITTIFEIMDVGARADLKTDVLKDLEKQKHVLNGYRGNPAISEAVLDEVTGQLEGCFAALNGLPGKAGQSLTENDWLMSIRSRVGIPGGTCEFDLPAYFAWQHLDTATRKQDLQRWITPLVPLAESIRVLLTLLRDSGAPQKVIAPAGQYQQTLPQGRTFQLLRLRIDPSLGMIPEISGNRLIVSVRLMRHESDDRLHASTEDSAFELTLCS; encoded by the coding sequence GTGATTCTTTACGAGTATCCATTTAACGAACGCATACGCACGTACTTGCGACTGGAGCACCTGTTTCGCCGCCTTGGTGAACTGGTGGAGCGCGAGAGCCCGACGGATCATCACTACGCCATCACGACCATCTTTGAAATCATGGACGTGGGCGCGCGGGCCGACCTCAAAACCGACGTGCTCAAGGACCTCGAGAAGCAAAAGCACGTCCTCAACGGCTACCGCGGCAACCCGGCCATTTCGGAAGCCGTCCTGGATGAAGTTACCGGGCAGCTCGAAGGGTGTTTTGCCGCCTTGAACGGCTTGCCGGGCAAGGCGGGCCAGTCACTGACTGAAAACGACTGGCTGATGAGCATTCGCAGCCGCGTCGGCATTCCGGGCGGCACTTGCGAATTCGATTTACCGGCTTATTTTGCGTGGCAGCACCTGGATACCGCAACGCGCAAGCAGGACCTGCAGCGCTGGATCACGCCGCTGGTGCCGCTGGCTGAATCCATCCGTGTTTTGTTGACGCTGCTGCGCGACTCCGGCGCCCCGCAAAAAGTGATCGCCCCGGCCGGGCAGTACCAGCAGACGCTTCCCCAGGGACGCACCTTCCAGCTGCTGCGCCTGCGGATTGACCCCTCGCTGGGCATGATCCCCGAAATCAGCGGCAACCGCCTGATTGTCTCGGTGCGCCTCATGCGCCACGAAAGCGATGACCGCCTGCACGCCAGCACCGAGGACTCGGCGTTTGAGCTGACACTCTGCTCCTGA
- the prmC gene encoding peptide chain release factor N(5)-glutamine methyltransferase, with product MNQPSCAQALTAAQALGLDRLDAQLLLLHALDKPADARAWLLAHDTDILSEEAAAAFRAMSLRRAAGEPLAYIVGSKEFFGLALQVDARVLVPRPDTETLVNWALEVLQFPNLPNLPNMPAAPEILDLGTGSGAIALAIAHSLKTAGRQGRVVAVDASADALVVARENAARLGLEMDFVQSHWLEKVSGHFHLIVSNPPYIASADPHLDALTHEPLSALAAGPDGLNDIRAIARQAPDSLLPGGWLLLEHGYDQAAAVRELLAGEGFEQVQSRQDLAGIERCSGGLWPGG from the coding sequence ATGAACCAGCCCAGTTGCGCACAAGCCCTCACCGCCGCCCAGGCCTTGGGGCTGGACCGGCTGGACGCCCAGTTGCTGCTGCTGCACGCACTGGACAAGCCGGCTGACGCACGGGCCTGGCTGCTGGCGCACGACACCGACATCCTGTCCGAAGAAGCCGCCGCAGCCTTCCGGGCCATGAGCCTGCGCCGGGCTGCCGGCGAACCGCTGGCCTACATCGTCGGCAGCAAGGAGTTTTTTGGCCTTGCGCTGCAAGTCGATGCCCGCGTGCTGGTGCCGCGGCCGGACACCGAAACGCTGGTGAACTGGGCGCTGGAGGTGCTGCAATTCCCCAACCTCCCCAACCTCCCCAATATGCCCGCGGCGCCGGAGATTCTGGACCTGGGCACCGGCAGCGGCGCCATCGCGCTGGCCATCGCGCACAGCCTGAAAACAGCCGGCCGCCAGGGCCGCGTCGTGGCCGTGGATGCGAGTGCGGACGCGCTGGTCGTCGCCCGCGAAAACGCGGCCCGTTTGGGTCTTGAGATGGATTTCGTTCAAAGCCACTGGCTTGAGAAAGTTAGCGGACACTTTCACCTGATCGTCAGCAATCCGCCCTACATCGCCAGCGCCGATCCCCATCTGGACGCCCTGACCCACGAACCCCTGAGCGCCCTGGCGGCCGGGCCGGACGGGCTGAACGACATTCGCGCGATCGCCCGGCAGGCACCCGACAGCCTGCTGCCGGGCGGCTGGCTGCTGCTGGAACACGGTTACGACCAGGCCGCGGCCGTGCGCGAGCTGCTGGCCGGCGAAGGTTTTGAGCAGGTTCAAAGCCGCCAGGACCTGGCCGGCATTGAGCGCTGTTCGGGCGGCTTGTGGCCGGGCGGCTGA
- a CDS encoding A24 family peptidase, producing MATGLGPAFDALLAGIFGLLIGSFLNVVIYRLPKMMERQWAQECAELADKTPEAPDSTEKFNLLVPRSRCSSCGHVIRWYENIPVASYLFLRGKCSVCGTPYGVRYPVVEAVTGALFFFCVWRWGWSVTALAWCGFSAALLALAMIDWDTTLLPDDITLPLLWAGLIVAAMQWNPAVNLPTALWGAIAGYLSLWLVYWAFKLATGKEGMGYGDFKLFAALGAWFGWPALVPIILMASVIGAVIGIAMKFSSGLREGGYVPFGPFLAGAGFTAMVFGPQTILRVVGL from the coding sequence ATGGCGACGGGTCTGGGGCCGGCGTTTGATGCGTTGCTGGCCGGTATTTTTGGGCTGCTGATCGGCAGCTTTCTTAACGTCGTTATTTATCGCCTGCCCAAGATGATGGAGCGCCAGTGGGCGCAGGAATGTGCGGAGCTGGCCGACAAAACCCCAGAGGCCCCGGATTCCACGGAAAAGTTCAATTTGCTGGTGCCGCGTTCACGCTGCTCCAGTTGCGGTCATGTCATACGCTGGTATGAAAACATCCCGGTCGCCAGTTATTTGTTCTTGAGGGGCAAATGCTCGGTATGCGGCACGCCTTACGGTGTGCGCTACCCGGTCGTCGAGGCGGTCACCGGTGCCCTTTTCTTTTTTTGCGTCTGGCGCTGGGGCTGGTCGGTCACGGCGCTGGCGTGGTGCGGGTTTTCCGCGGCGCTACTTGCGCTGGCGATGATTGACTGGGATACGACACTGCTGCCTGACGACATCACCTTGCCCCTGCTGTGGGCCGGCCTTATCGTTGCGGCGATGCAGTGGAATCCAGCCGTCAATCTGCCGACGGCGCTGTGGGGCGCCATAGCCGGCTACCTGTCCTTGTGGCTGGTGTATTGGGCCTTCAAGCTGGCGACCGGTAAAGAAGGCATGGGTTATGGCGACTTCAAATTGTTTGCCGCGCTGGGTGCCTGGTTCGGCTGGCCCGCACTGGTTCCCATCATCCTGATGGCCTCCGTGATCGGCGCCGTCATCGGCATTGCGATGAAGTTTTCCAGCGGGTTGCGGGAGGGCGGCTATGTACCTTTCGGACCTTTCCTGGCCGGGGCGGGTTTCACCGCCATGGTCTTTGGCCCCCAAACTATCTTGCGGGTCGTAGGCCTGTGA